One Terriglobia bacterium genomic region harbors:
- a CDS encoding ornithine carbamoyltransferase: MQTYLHGRDLIGDLDFSREEVETVLEVAFDLKRKRALNEPHALLRDKVLAMMFFFSSTRTRGSFEAGMAQLGGHGAFIESRSTQIAHGDTPKEIGEIFGRYFDGIAIRHVDWKLGNKYINEVAKHSRVPVLNMQCDIYHPFQILADLMTVIEKKGRDLRRRKMVVSWAFASSYQKPMSVPQSLILQMPRFGLDVVLAHPPEFKLMPEIMDQAREQARKFGSGFEVVDDMDAAFKDADVVYAKSWGAMVHTSDEKEGARIISKYSSWITDERRLKLAKPDAIYMHPLPADRNIEVTDGVMDGPNSVVYDEAENRMHVQKAAMALTMS; this comes from the coding sequence ATGCAGACATACTTACACGGTCGCGATCTGATCGGAGATCTTGATTTCAGCCGGGAAGAGGTTGAAACGGTGCTTGAGGTCGCCTTCGACCTGAAACGCAAACGCGCCCTGAATGAACCGCACGCACTTCTCCGCGACAAAGTGCTTGCCATGATGTTCTTTTTCTCCAGTACTCGCACGCGCGGATCGTTCGAAGCCGGGATGGCGCAACTCGGAGGGCATGGCGCCTTCATTGAATCGCGCTCGACGCAGATTGCGCACGGTGACACCCCCAAGGAAATCGGCGAGATTTTCGGCCGCTACTTCGACGGGATCGCGATTCGCCACGTCGATTGGAAGCTCGGCAACAAGTATATCAACGAGGTGGCGAAGCATTCCCGCGTCCCGGTACTGAACATGCAGTGCGACATCTACCACCCGTTCCAAATTCTGGCTGACCTGATGACGGTCATCGAGAAGAAGGGACGCGATTTGCGCCGGAGAAAGATGGTGGTCTCGTGGGCGTTTGCCTCGTCGTACCAGAAGCCGATGTCAGTCCCGCAGTCGCTCATCCTGCAAATGCCGCGTTTCGGACTGGATGTCGTTCTGGCGCATCCCCCGGAGTTCAAGCTGATGCCCGAGATCATGGACCAGGCCCGAGAGCAGGCCAGGAAGTTCGGGTCGGGATTCGAGGTCGTCGACGATATGGATGCGGCGTTCAAAGACGCTGATGTCGTGTATGCCAAGTCCTGGGGCGCCATGGTGCACACGTCGGACGAGAAGGAAGGCGCCCGGATTATCAGCAAGTACTCGTCGTGGATTACGGATGAACGGCGATTGAAGCTGGCGAAACCGGACGCGATCTACATGCACCCCCTTCCCGCCGACCGCAACATTGAAGTGACGGACGGGGT